Part of the Ziziphus jujuba cultivar Dongzao chromosome 8, ASM3175591v1 genome is shown below.
aatcacaatttctaCCTGTAACGCCTAATGCCTTTCATTTtcgaaatattataaattgattcaaatatgttaaaattaacaGAAACTGGGAAAAAGAAATCACGCAACCTTGAAATTACACTTCagtatattgtaattttttattcattttttgcaattaaattcattaaaatagattaataaactaaaaaaaaaacttttaaccaaaataaaatataagaactCACCATTTAATCCAAccaaacagcatatttttttaaataaaattttagttttcccAAAAAGTtacattattttgtaaaaattactTGATCACTTTTCTTTtagatctttatttatttttttaaattttgaatcccTATAATATGAATagactattattttttatttttgaaaaattatattgaaattttgtaatactttactaatttataaaaaataaataattctccCGAAtagattattatttgaaaaataatagttttttttttaatttattgattatatataattaattaataattatcatatcaataataatcTTAACGGGGCATGACAAATAACAAAAGTACTAtctatgtgtatgtatataggAACTATGGTAGCATGGAAGCTTGGTGACGGACAATTAATGAccaaaaattcattaattactCTGAAGACTTTGAAATTCTAAAAGTTGACAAATACGTAATGAacgtttttttaataattcagcAAAACttgagcaaaaataaaataaaggacttttcttccaaaaaaaataaaaatgataatgataatcaAAAGATGAAacgtatatatttgttttggtaGTAAAATTCCAGCACAGAAAATGGGTAAAATCCCAGCTAAGTTTTTACTGAATAGAGAGATttaaatcttctttttttttttttttttttctttaaacttcTACGATTAACCATGTACACAATATCAAAGTAACCTGAAAAGGCGTCTTTAGTGGTCGAATGGAATATATGTGAGCAAAGCATCGGCTGCTTAGTTCCCAAATAACAGGGAATAAAGATTTAGCCTAAAAGGTGTTTGAAAAGCTGTCATCTATTCATGGTTCATTATCACCGATTaattatattacaaaaattaattgTCAATTAGTCAAttatttgttgatgatgataatgGTTACAGATTGAAGACGTAGATAAATCATTAATTgtttatttgataattgataaaaTCAAAAGTCAAGACTTAAATAAATGAGTTTTACATCTTCATGTATGTCTTGCAGATTTTGATGGGTGCATGGAAGCTGTCTTTTTTCTGATTGCAGTTTTCTTTCAATTAATATACCTTCCACACACAATATTGAAAAATTCAACCTAACTCCCTTTTCCTAGGctctatttcaaaataaataaatggtggGCTCTATGCCACAGTACTTTTGGTAGAGTAATGGTACTacaatatttatcaattttgtgtgtgtgtgtgtgtgtgtgtgtgtgtgtgtgtatatacatatatatatatatatcacatttGTGAAAACTAAAGCAAATTCACAtgaaattaaaatgaattaagAGATGAAATCATGTCCATGTAATTTAATTTTCCCAGTTTCTtctagttaattaattttctccATTGTTGTACGATCTCTAATAGTGGTGGACAGAAAGAATGGCACAAAAggagaagaatatatatatatatatatgtagcttTCATGCatgaaccatttttttttcttgtgacaaatagaaaaaagatgGGAAGGCCTGGAAGCTGaatctctctctccctttcttggcttttttttttttttttttcactaattgATGAATTCGAAGCTTAATGAAAGAGCAAAGAAGAATTTTCCAATGCAATTAAGCACAGCATTAGCACTTAAATTTGGCCATAAGGTGACGAACAAGCACAAAAAACTATACTTCTTTACACCTAACACTAAAAGAATGCTTGCTGTATTGTTAACCCAAGGAAAATCTATACTTCTTTACACCTAACACTATAAGAATGCTTGCTGTATTGTTAACCCGAGGTAAAAGCAAGCATCAATATTTAAGCAAATCAATGTCTCActtattaatatctaatttggtttattttgtaCACCACCGCAGGACCAATGCtttgataaatttgaatttttattattattattattctttttttttttttctttttttgtaactTTCCATCAGGAAAGAGTGCCGTGAAATATAATGCAATTTGAATTGCTAGCTTGTCCATAAAGTACAAAAATAAAGACTCCTATTGTTTTGTATAatatgtaaattatttaattgaagGTTTGAAGGTGACAATACTTAATCTTGTGGGCCCCTTTTATGTGCAAAAAGATATGCCAGTTTCTAAAGGAAAAACCCAATTATAGTACTTTTATAAATCAACATCCTCTTACACGGTCtaataacaaaattacaaaataatattatcaaaattatttatttatatatatatatatacaataaagaAAACTACTTATGCAATCACacaattattcaatttttattttttattttttaatattgaaagtgGGTAATTCGAAcagattgaaaaggaaaaacagcCGTTTTTATCActgaaaaaaaacaatttattcattttatcaTGAGATAAATATTgacattaatatttaaaaaaaaaaaattgatccagGCAAACGGACGTATGTGCACCTTTGATGCATGTAATTAGACATTCTCACAGATTTAAAACAGCCTAGTATTTGAGAAACCAATTGAGTGCTTTCCTCCAACAGAGCCACCCGCACGCAGCCCATGACACACACAACATAATCACACAAAACTGGCAAAAtctctatatttttttccctctgaTTTTCCCACTTCTCAAACATCCCTCAAACTCAACAAAGCGAAAAAACCCATTTTATCTGTTTCATTTCACAACATCTCCATAATAATAACCATGAccacaacaacagcaacaacaacaacaactttcCTTCCTCTCCTCCAAATCACCACaacttttttcttattcttcttcctcCAATGTCTTCCTTCTTTCATCTCTGCAACTCAAACTCTGTTTTTGCCTTTGAAAACCCAAACACTTCCAGCTCCAAGACCTTCTTCAAACAAGCTCTCTTTCCACCACAACGTTACCTTGACTGTCTCTCTTTCGGTCGGCTCTCCCCCACAGAATGTTACCATGGTCCTCGACACAGGGAGCGAGCTCTCTTGGCTCCACTGCAAGAAATCCCCAAACCTCCTCTCCATTTTCAACCCTCTTGCTTCTTCTTCGTACTCTGCCATCCCCTGTTCTTCCCCTGTTTGCAGGACCCGGACCAAGGATTTTTCCATACCTGCTTCCTGCGACGCGAAAAAGCTCTGCCATGCTACTCTCTCATATGCTGACGCTTCCACCATTGAAGGCAACCTTGCATCCGATACTTTCCTAGTCGGGTCGGATCGACGACCCGGAACAATTTTCGGATGCATGGATTCCGGGTACAGTTCCAACTCCGCTGAAGATTCCAAGACCACCGGGTTAATGGGTATGAATCGTGGGTCGTTGTCGTTTATTACCCAAATGGGTTTTCCTCAATTCTCGTATTGCATATCGGGTTCTGATTCTACCGGGGTTTTGCTTTTCGGGTCCGCGAGTTTTTCTTGGCTTCGGGCTTTGAGCTACACGCCATTGATCAAAATCTCGACCCCATTACCGTATTTCGACCGGGTGGCTTATACGGTCCAGCTCGAAGGGATCAAAGTTTCGAGCAAAGTGTTGTCTCTCCCGAAATCCATTTTCGAACCGGACCATACCGGGGCGGGTCAAACCATGGTTGATTCGGGTACCCAGTTCACGTTCCTTCTGGGACCGGTTTACACTGCTTTGAAGAACGAGTTCATGCAACAAACGAAAGGGTTGCTTAAAGTTCTCGACGACCCAAATTTCGTTTTCCAAGGAGCTATGGATTTGTGTTTCCAAATTCTGACGACGCCTAGGCCGAATTTCGCCGGTTTGCCGAAGGTGAGCTTGATGTTTCGGGGAGCCGAGATGAGCGTATCGGGCGAAAGGTTGATGTATCGGGTACCCGGGATGGTGAAGGGGAGGGATTCTGTGTACTGCTTCACATTTGGGAACTCGGATTTGTTGGGTATAGAAGCGTTTGTGATTGGTCATCATCATCAGCAAAACGTGTGGATGGAGTTTGATCTGGTGAGATCCAGGGTAGGATTTGCAGAGGTCAGATGTGATTTAGCAAGTCAACGACTAGGTTTGGGGATCTAAAAACGCAAAACAACCTTATTGGATCATGGTCCCACATTGTCCTTATCAATGGGGCCCACATTAAATGaaggcgaaaaaaaaaaaaaacaaacggtTGGGCCTACTGATCTAACTGTGTGGTGGTGGTGTAGGCAAATAGAAATGCTACtgcaagggaaaaaaataaaataaaaaagtcaagttgtactttctcttcttttcccatctctctctctctctctctctctctctgtgtaaattaaaaattttctatttgtaTCTGAGATTCTCCGAATCTCTCTGCAAGTGTTGGTGGGATGTTGAAGAAGCTGACAGACATTGTGTTTGGATTTGATCATGATGATGGTGTAGATCAGCGGCTGATAGGGCTTTGGTGTTTATGATGTGGGTGTGGAATTGTATGTAGGGAAGCAAATGGAGATTATACGGAGGTTTTTCTGAGTATTAAGTGTGAATATGTCAGAAGGCCAGCCTGGTAATCAGATGGCTGAATAGTTTACAAAAATCAATCAAATCATTATGTGCCGTAGCTTGTCAGGATTATTCAATATATGTCATCAGACATACGTCAAATTaagattctttttctttttcatttttttatattatatttatgttttgggtgtcaatttcttcttaatttgatttcaCATCCAAGTTGAAGGTAGTCTTCCCCAACGATTTTCTGATGCAATACCCATACCCATACCCATGTCATTTGATTGAGCATGATATTGTCAAATTTTGACATGTCATTTTTCAACGGAAATTGCTAAATTTTGATAATGTGAAAATTAGCATTGAACTTCACATTGTAATTTTGTTCccgtaataataaaatatgtagtttcatatcggtttttctattaaatatcatatttttgtttttggttgctAAAAAATGACCTCATtataatctaataaaattttggatatattttattcagatttgttaaattttattataattatatttaaaatttatattttaaaaattattattaaattctttgtaattttttatatccataaaaacatattcatatatcaattaagtataaaaaatgttaaaaataatattttataattgaataatattataaaaatataattttcatctttatctattaaatttaattaaaaaaaaaaacttacaaataGGAGGTTAGAATGTAAAATCAAAGTATAGTTAAGATAAAATCGAAAAagtttaaatgaatttttttaaattttttttaatttattagtattatttttagcATTTACG
Proteins encoded:
- the LOC107413401 gene encoding aspartic proteinase PCS1, translated to MTTTTATTTTTFLPLLQITTTFFLFFFLQCLPSFISATQTLFLPLKTQTLPAPRPSSNKLSFHHNVTLTVSLSVGSPPQNVTMVLDTGSELSWLHCKKSPNLLSIFNPLASSSYSAIPCSSPVCRTRTKDFSIPASCDAKKLCHATLSYADASTIEGNLASDTFLVGSDRRPGTIFGCMDSGYSSNSAEDSKTTGLMGMNRGSLSFITQMGFPQFSYCISGSDSTGVLLFGSASFSWLRALSYTPLIKISTPLPYFDRVAYTVQLEGIKVSSKVLSLPKSIFEPDHTGAGQTMVDSGTQFTFLLGPVYTALKNEFMQQTKGLLKVLDDPNFVFQGAMDLCFQILTTPRPNFAGLPKVSLMFRGAEMSVSGERLMYRVPGMVKGRDSVYCFTFGNSDLLGIEAFVIGHHHQQNVWMEFDLVRSRVGFAEVRCDLASQRLGLGI